In Acanthochromis polyacanthus isolate Apoly-LR-REF ecotype Palm Island chromosome 24, KAUST_Apoly_ChrSc, whole genome shotgun sequence, the DNA window ATCAGCCCTCAGGTCGGTTCAACTCTTCGTCTCATTCTATTAACTCTGGAACTTTACTTCTCAGTCTGTCAAACTTTAAATACAGTCAGAGTTGATCCTCCAGCAGCCTGAACGCTCCGACTTTCAGCTTCTGAAGGTCACAGACAGCACCTGACAGGCAGAGAGAAGGGAAAGTTTACCAACAGCCTGACAGGCAGCAAGCAGGGAAAGTTTACCAACAGCCTGACAGGCAGCAACCAGGGAAATTCTACCAACAGCCTGACAGACAGCGAGCAGGGCTAAAGCCTACCACAGTCTGACAGGCAGCAAGCAGGGCTAAAGTCTACCAACAGCCTGACAGGCAGCAAGCAGGGCTAAAGTCTACCAACAGCCTGACAGAAGTGAGCAGGGCTAAAGTCTACCACAGTCTGACAGGCAGCGAGCAAGGCTAAAGTCTACCACCAGCCTGACAGGCAGAGAGCAGGGAAAGTCTACCAACAGCCTGACAGGCAATGAGCAGGGGAGGGGTTCAAACATTCTGACAGGCAGCGAGCAGGGCTAAAGTCTACTGTCAGCCTGACAGGCAGAGAGCAGGGAAAGTCTACCAACAGCCTGACAGGCAATGAGCAGGGCAAGGGCTACAGACATTCTGACAGGCAGCAAGCAGGGCTAAAGTCTACTGACAGCCTGACAGGCAGAGAGCAGGGAAAGTCTACCAACAGCCTGACAGGCAATGAGCAGGGCAAAGGCTACAAACAGCCTGACAGGCAGCGAGCAGGGCTAAAGTCTACTGTCAGCCTGATAGGCAGAGAGCAGGGCTAAAGGTTAAAATGTGGCCTGACAAGCAGCGAGCAGGGCTAAAGGTTAAAAATGTAGCCTGACAGGCAGAGAAGGGGGTAAAGTCCAGAGGTTATCTCTCCAGAGGTAAATGATCCTGGTTGTGagtctttgctgtttttatctgGAATACAACAGCTTCAGTCTgagtctgagtgtgtgtgtgtgtgtgtgtgtgtgtgtgtgtgtgtgtgtgtgtgtgtgtgtgtgtggtacagTAAAGGCCATCAGTATCAGGTTCACTGTAAATTCTCAGCTGTTTCTCTGCTTAAAGATTAAACACTTAATGAGCCCATATCAACAATACAGAGAACTGAGTACTTCTAGTAGTAATTTTACTGCAGTAGAGAGCACTGAGTACTTCTAGGAGTACCTTTTCTGTCAGGTGATGTTCAGCAGGTTGTTATCAGCTGTGAGTCACAAACACGTCTTTAAATGTcaggacagtgtgtgtgtgtgtgtgtgtgtgtgtgtgtgtgtgtgtgtgtgtgtgtgtgtgtgtgtgtgtgtgtgtgttcttgtacttgctacatggtgagtaccattttctgcatttaactatcaaagtgaggacatttttacaaagtgaggacattttgtccggtcctcactttgaaacagccatgtttgagggtgaagacttgtttttagagaacaggtatgaattgaggtttggttagggttagggtaaggattaagtttaggcaatcagttgtgatggttaaggttagggtaaggctctaggaaatgcattacgcctatggatgtcctcactaagatagaagtacaaacatgtgtgtgtgtgtgtgtgtgtgtgtgtgtgtgtgtgtgtgtgtgtgtgtgtgtgtgtgaagaagcCCTGACCTCAGTCGAGAGCTCCGGTAAAAGGTCACATTCAGTATAAATAACAGACACTGAACCCCCCGTCCTCTGCAGCTCAGTGGTATCTCCCTGCCTGCTGCCCTCTGATTGGATGTGAGAGGCAGTGGGCGGGGTCAGAGCAGTCAGGGAGGCAACATGGCGTTACACAGGATGTCTGCAgcaggtcacacacacaccattcaAATGTGACTAACCTTTATTGACTCTGGTTGAGCTGCTCAGTGTTTCCTCACAAGCGACGTCACACCTGCTCACCTGGTGacattctctctgtgtgtgtgtgtccctcaGTCAGGATGTCCATCACTAAGATTCATGCTCGGGAGATTCTGGACTCCAGAGGAAACCCCACAGTGGAGGTGGACCTGTGGACGGCCAAGGGTAAGTGTTCCACTGCACGAAAACTAGATCTGACCACAGGAACCTTAACTCTGACCACATGAACCTTAGTTCTGACCACAGGAACCTTAACTCTGACCACATGAACCTTAGTTCTGACCACAGGAACCTGAGATTTGACCACAGGAACCTTAGATCTGACCACAGAAACTTTAGTTCTGACCACAAGAACCTTACTTCTGACTGTAGGAACCAAACCTGTAGAACCTCTTATGGCACCAAAATATCTGACGTCCTCTAAAGACTTGATGTTCCTGCCTGAAGCTAACATCCAGCTGTCCTTCAGGCCTCTTTAGGGCTGCCGTCCCCAGCGGAGCCTCCACCGGAGTCCACGAGGCCCTGGAGCTCCGTGATGGAGACAAGAGCCGCTACCTGGGCAAAGGTAGGAGGTCACATGGTCAGCAGGTTCAACGGCCCGCAGACAGACACTAACATGTGTGTCCTCACAGGAACCATCAAGGCTGTGGAGCACGTCAACAAGGACATCGCTCCCAAGCTGATCGAGAAGGTACCAGTTAATGATCAGTCACTACTGACTCCAGAGGCTACAGCTGGGGTTTCAGGCTAAAGCGAATGGTAACACTTTTTAACTGTCTGTTCAGAAGGtcaggctaatgctaacactttTTAACTGTCTGTCCAGAACCccaggctaatgctaacactttTTAATTGTCTGTCCAGAAACtcaggctaatgctaacactttttaaatgtctgtcCAGAGCCTCAGGCAAATGCTAACACTTTTTAATTGTCTGTCCAGAACCTCAGGATAATGCTAAcactttttaaatgtctgtcCAGAACCtcaggctaatgctaacactttAAATGTCTGTCCAGAACCTCAAGACAATGCTTACACTTTAAATGTCTTTCCAGAACCtcaggctaatgctaacactttAAATGTCTGTCCAGAAACtcaggctaatgctaacaaTTTTTAACTGTCTGTCCAGAACCTCAGGCTACTGCTAACACTTTTTAACTGTCTGTCCAGAACCCCAGGCTAATGTTAACACTTTTTAGTTGTCTGTCCAGAACCTCAGGATAATGCTAAcactttttaaatgtctgtcCAGAACCtcaagctaatgctaactatTTTTAATTATCTGTCCAGAACCTCAGGCTaaggataatttttttttttactttgtgtcTAGAGCTTCAGACTaatgttaacatttttattgtctGTCCAGAACCtcaggctaatgctaacactttAATTGTCTGTCCAGAACCTCAGGATAATGCTAACACTTTTTAACTGTCTCTCCAGAACCTCAAGATAATGCTAACACTTTTTAATTGTCTGTCCAGAACCTCAGGATAATGCTAACACTTTAAATGTCTGTCCAGGATTTCAGACTAATACAAAATCATTTTAGCTGTCTGTCCAGGACTTCAGGCTAATGCTAACTCTTTTTAGCTGTCTGTCTAGAGCTtcaggctaatgctaacactttTTAACTGTCTGTCCAGGACTTCAGGCTAATGCTATCTCTTTTTAACTGTCTGTCTAGAGCTTCAGGATAATGCTAGCACTTTTTAACTGTCTGTCCAGAACCTCAGGCTAATTCTAGCACTTTCTAATTGTCTGTCCAGAACCTCAGTCTAATGCTAACACATTCTAACTGTCTGTCCAGGACTTCAGGCTAATGCTAACTCTTTTTAACTGTCTGTCCAGGACTTCAGTCTAATGCTAACTCTTTTTAATTATCTGTCTAGAACCtcaggctaatgctaacactttAATCGTCTGCCCAGAACCTCGGGATAATGCTAACACTTTAAATGTCTGTCCAGAAACtcaggctaatgctaacactttTTAACTGTCTGTCCAGAACCTCAGGCTAGTGCTAACACTTTTTAACTGCCTGTCCAGAACCTCAGGCTAATGCTAACTCTTTTTAATTATCTGTCCAGAACCTCAGGCTAAAGCTAAACCTTTTTAACTTTGTGTCTAGAGCTTCAGGCTAATGCTATCACTTTAATTGTCTGTCCAGAACCTCAGGCTAATGGTAACAATTTTTAACTGTCTCTCCAGAACCtcaggctaatgctaacactttTTAATTGTCTGTCCAGAACCTCAGGATAATGCTAACACTTTTTAACTGTCTGTCCAGAACCTTCGGCTACTTCTAGCACATTTTAACTGTCTGTCCAGGACTTCAGGCTAATGCTAACTCTTTTTAACTCTCTGTCTAGAGCTtcaggctaatgctaacactttTTAACTGTCTGTCCAGGACTTCAGTCTAATGCTAACTCTTTTTAATTATCTGTCTAGAACAtcaggctaatgctaacactttGATTGTCTGTCCAGAACCTCAGTCTAATGCTACCACTTTTTAGCTGTCTGTTCAGAACCTCAGGTTAATGCTAACACTTTTTAACTGTCTGTCTAGAACTTCAGCATTGTCGAGCAGGAGAAGATCGACAAGTTCATGCTGGAGCTGGACGGAACTGAGAACAAATGTAAGAAGCTGATTTAATTCAGTTTACTTCAGTTTCACCAGCcggttgttttcttttggtttcatagataaatagaactggatgtcatctgcataaagacGAATATTTGTGTAGCAGTTCCTAATAATGCTGTCTAAGGGGAGCATGTAGAGAGCAAACAAAACTGGTCCTAACACTGAACCCTGTGGAACTTCATAACTGTGGCTCTCACCTCTCTACCTCTCACCTCTCTGCCTCTCATGTGTCTGCCTctcacctgtctgcctctcacctgtctgtctgcagctcagtTCGGTGCTAACGCCATCCTTGGAGTGTCGCTGGCTGTCTGTAAAGCCGGAGCAGCAGAGAAGGGAGTTCCTCTTTACCGTCACATTGCTGATCTCGCCGGACATAAAGACGTCATCCTGCCTGTTCCAGTGAGTGGGAGGGGCTTGTGTCGAGTGGGAGGGGCTTGGTTAGAATGGGAGAGGCTTTGGCTCAGACTAACCCAGAACTTTGATTATCAACATTAAAatggttttctttgtttaaagCTGCTAAATTAACCGTGAACCCGTTAAAATTGCATCTGTCCAACCTCGTTAAATATGAAAAACCCTTTAAGCTAATGTTCCTCATTCTCCAGGCCTTCAACGTGATCAACGGAGGTAGCCACGCTGGCAATAAGCTGGCCATGCAGGAGTTCATGATCCTGCCGGTTGGAGCCGCCAACTTCCACGAAGCCATGAGGATTGGAGCTGAGGTGAGCCCAAGTTTCGCTCTGCAGCACCGCTAAtactaatgctaatgctaatattaACGCTAACGCTTATGCTGACAgtgctgtcgctgtctatgtgTTCAGGTCTACCACAACCTGAAGAATGTCATCAAGGCCAAGTATGGGAAGGACGCCACCAATGTGGGAGATGAGGGAGGCTTCGCCCCCAACATCCTGGAAAACAACGAAGGTGAGAACATTAGCATCATTTCTATTAGCACAGCTAGTCTGAGTCACGTCAGCCGTATTCATATACCATATTTAAAACCTCGGAGCCAAAGTGTTCCAAAGAGAACCAAGAATAATTAGAGTTAAGACTCTAAAGTCTTATTTATTATGTTAATTTACCTTACTGATGTAAATACGAAGGTTCAGACTCTAAAGTTATTTATGTTCAACCCAACGACACCAAAAACCCTCCATCAGTAGCGTTCATTCTCCACCACATGAATGGATTGCTGCGTGAATGACTCCGAGCTTGTTTCTTTGACACCTTGCATGAACTGTTGGTTCCTCCAGCTCTGGAGCTGCTGAAGACGGCAATCGAGAAGGCCGGGTACCCCGACAAGATCATCATCGGCATGGATGTGGCCGCCTCCGAGTTCTTCCGCAGTGGGAAGTACGATCTGGACTTCAAGTCACCCGACGACCCGTCCAGACACATCAGTGGAGAGCAGCTGGGAGATCTGTACCGCAACTTCATCAAGAACTACCCCGGTAAGACAGAGGACTAGACCAGAGTACCTGAGTACGTAAATACTGGGACTGGAGGGAACGATGGACCAGTCAGCCTGGTGCTATGGATCTTTAAGGTTCCAGCAGAGAATAACCCTGCTTTAGATGTTGTTCtggttgaaaatgtgaagacCTTTAGAG includes these proteins:
- the LOC127532553 gene encoding beta-enolase-like isoform X1 produces the protein MALHRMSAAVRMSITKIHAREILDSRGNPTVEVDLWTAKGLFRAAVPSGASTGVHEALELRDGDKSRYLGKGTIKAVEHVNKDIAPKLIEKNFSIVEQEKIDKFMLELDGTENKSQFGANAILGVSLAVCKAGAAEKGVPLYRHIADLAGHKDVILPVPAFNVINGGSHAGNKLAMQEFMILPVGAANFHEAMRIGAECCRCLCVQVYHNLKNVIKAKYGKDATNVGDEGGFAPNILENNEALELLKTAIEKAGYPDKIIIGMDVAASEFFRSGKYDLDFKSPDDPSRHISGEQLGDLYRNFIKNYPVQSIEDPFDQDDWENWSKFTSSVDIQIVGDDLTVTNPKRIQQAVEKKACNCLLLKVNQIGSVTESIQACKLAQSSGWGVMVSHRSGETEDTFISDLVVGLCTGQIKTGAPCRSERLAKYNQLMRIEEELGDKAKFAGKDYRHPKIN
- the LOC127532553 gene encoding beta-enolase-like isoform X2 — translated: MALHRMSAAVRMSITKIHAREILDSRGNPTVEVDLWTAKGLFRAAVPSGASTGVHEALELRDGDKSRYLGKGTIKAVEHVNKDIAPKLIEKNFSIVEQEKIDKFMLELDGTENKSQFGANAILGVSLAVCKAGAAEKGVPLYRHIADLAGHKDVILPVPAFNVINGGSHAGNKLAMQEFMILPVGAANFHEAMRIGAEVYHNLKNVIKAKYGKDATNVGDEGGFAPNILENNEALELLKTAIEKAGYPDKIIIGMDVAASEFFRSGKYDLDFKSPDDPSRHISGEQLGDLYRNFIKNYPVQSIEDPFDQDDWENWSKFTSSVDIQIVGDDLTVTNPKRIQQAVEKKACNCLLLKVNQIGSVTESIQACKLAQSSGWGVMVSHRSGETEDTFISDLVVGLCTGQIKTGAPCRSERLAKYNQLMRIEEELGDKAKFAGKDYRHPKIN
- the LOC127532553 gene encoding beta-enolase-like isoform X3 gives rise to the protein MSITKIHAREILDSRGNPTVEVDLWTAKGLFRAAVPSGASTGVHEALELRDGDKSRYLGKGTIKAVEHVNKDIAPKLIEKNFSIVEQEKIDKFMLELDGTENKSQFGANAILGVSLAVCKAGAAEKGVPLYRHIADLAGHKDVILPVPAFNVINGGSHAGNKLAMQEFMILPVGAANFHEAMRIGAECCRCLCVQVYHNLKNVIKAKYGKDATNVGDEGGFAPNILENNEALELLKTAIEKAGYPDKIIIGMDVAASEFFRSGKYDLDFKSPDDPSRHISGEQLGDLYRNFIKNYPVQSIEDPFDQDDWENWSKFTSSVDIQIVGDDLTVTNPKRIQQAVEKKACNCLLLKVNQIGSVTESIQACKLAQSSGWGVMVSHRSGETEDTFISDLVVGLCTGQIKTGAPCRSERLAKYNQLMRIEEELGDKAKFAGKDYRHPKIN